The proteins below come from a single Chryseobacterium nepalense genomic window:
- a CDS encoding alpha-amylase, which produces MKKTQFLLLALALGFVFSCRENDGIADDTSVQKEVHNKTVHVTHHDGRPFSTGNSPYAKFVAGPGGSVLMQGFYWDVPDGGNWWNTVKGKLTDWSNAGIGAVWLPPASKAQNGAYSMGYDPTDYYDFGNYNQNGSIETRFGSRTELEALITKAHAENMQVYADIVINHNSGGQSEYNPYVGSNTWTNFSGVASGKFPRSYNDFYKNSYGNNDEGAFGGFPDLCHANPYVQDWLWGRDDSVGKYYKNIMKFDGWRFDYVKGFGPWVVNTWNSNVGGFSVGELWDSNVNTLEWWANNANSSVFDFAAYYKMDDAFDNGNLNVLNDDMMWKRNPFKAVTFVANHDTDIIYNKMLAYAYILTHEGYPTIFYRDYEEWLNKERLNNLIWIHNNKATGTTSILYTDNDEYIARRNGYNGNPGLVVYINNSSSWQERWIQTNWASQQIKDFTGSSSWYPTTQSDKWVKIQCAPKSYSVWSLNQ; this is translated from the coding sequence ATGAAAAAAACTCAATTTTTACTTTTAGCACTGGCCTTAGGCTTTGTTTTTTCATGCCGGGAGAATGATGGAATTGCAGATGATACTTCGGTTCAGAAAGAAGTTCACAATAAAACCGTACATGTAACCCATCATGACGGACGGCCTTTCAGTACCGGAAACTCTCCCTATGCAAAATTTGTTGCCGGTCCGGGCGGAAGTGTTCTCATGCAGGGATTTTATTGGGATGTACCGGATGGAGGAAACTGGTGGAACACCGTAAAAGGAAAACTGACCGATTGGTCGAATGCCGGAATTGGTGCCGTATGGCTTCCTCCCGCATCAAAAGCACAGAATGGTGCATATTCAATGGGATATGATCCTACTGATTATTATGATTTCGGAAATTACAATCAAAACGGAAGTATTGAAACGCGTTTTGGATCCAGGACAGAACTCGAAGCGTTGATTACAAAAGCCCACGCAGAAAATATGCAGGTATATGCGGATATTGTCATTAACCATAACAGCGGCGGCCAATCGGAGTATAATCCCTATGTAGGTTCAAATACCTGGACCAATTTTTCGGGTGTTGCTTCAGGAAAGTTTCCAAGAAGCTATAACGATTTTTATAAAAATTCTTACGGAAATAATGATGAAGGTGCTTTCGGAGGCTTCCCAGACTTATGCCACGCCAATCCGTATGTTCAGGACTGGCTTTGGGGAAGAGATGATTCTGTCGGAAAATATTATAAAAATATTATGAAATTTGATGGCTGGAGATTCGATTATGTGAAAGGTTTCGGACCTTGGGTGGTTAATACATGGAATTCCAATGTCGGCGGATTTTCTGTTGGTGAGCTGTGGGACTCTAATGTGAATACACTTGAATGGTGGGCTAATAATGCCAATAGTTCAGTGTTTGATTTTGCCGCCTATTATAAAATGGATGATGCATTCGACAATGGGAATCTGAATGTTTTGAATGATGATATGATGTGGAAACGAAATCCTTTTAAAGCAGTGACGTTCGTTGCCAATCATGATACGGATATTATCTACAATAAAATGCTGGCTTATGCTTATATTTTAACGCATGAAGGATATCCTACAATCTTCTACAGAGATTATGAAGAATGGCTGAATAAAGAAAGATTAAACAATCTCATCTGGATTCACAATAATAAAGCAACGGGAACAACATCTATTCTGTATACCGATAATGATGAATATATCGCAAGGAGAAACGGGTATAACGGAAATCCGGGACTGGTAGTGTACATCAATAATTCTTCAAGCTGGCAGGAACGATGGATACAGACCAACTGGGCCAGTCAGCAGATTAAAGATTTTACCGGCAGCTCAAGCTGGTACCCGACAACGCAGTCTGATAAATGGGTGAAAATCCAATGTGCACCAAAGTCGTATTCCGTTTGGTCTTTGAATCAATAA
- a CDS encoding NIL domain-containing protein: MITPNPSLQVLNGKINLPKKELILEIELNGKMKFEQLMNTIYNQLGICHKVLSANVEYVNGRSFGSVQLYINVSSEDYDALEMYLNKNKLLSTTVEYICRKYL, encoded by the coding sequence ATGATAACACCTAACCCAAGCCTGCAGGTTTTAAACGGTAAAATAAATCTGCCTAAAAAAGAATTGATCCTGGAAATTGAACTGAATGGTAAAATGAAGTTTGAACAGCTGATGAATACTATATATAATCAGTTGGGGATCTGTCACAAGGTGTTATCAGCCAATGTTGAATATGTAAATGGGAGAAGCTTCGGATCTGTTCAGCTGTATATTAATGTAAGTTCGGAGGACTACGATGCACTGGAAATGTATCTTAATAAAAATAAACTTCTGAGTACCACTGTAGAATATATCTGCAGAAAGTATTTATAA
- a CDS encoding thiol-disulfide oxidoreductase DCC family protein, which produces MEENWENKHIVFFDGDCGVCNFWVQWILERDKKDQFMFASLQSDFGQKFLSERGLNTKVFNTMYLWKPGQYYLEKSKAVLKIANLLGGIYRFSVLGKIIPSFLSDKMYDIVSKNRMKLANQKCYLPTPHQRAKFIQV; this is translated from the coding sequence ATGGAAGAAAACTGGGAAAACAAACACATCGTATTTTTTGACGGCGATTGCGGAGTATGCAATTTCTGGGTACAATGGATTCTGGAACGAGATAAAAAAGACCAGTTCATGTTTGCTTCCCTTCAATCTGATTTTGGCCAAAAATTCCTATCTGAAAGAGGGCTGAATACAAAAGTTTTCAACACCATGTATCTCTGGAAACCCGGCCAATATTATCTTGAGAAATCCAAAGCTGTTTTAAAGATTGCTAATCTTCTGGGAGGTATTTACAGATTTTCGGTTTTAGGAAAAATTATTCCTTCCTTTTTAAGCGATAAAATGTATGATATCGTTTCTAAAAACAGAATGAAACTTGCCAATCAGAAATGTTATTTACCGACTCCGCATCAGCGGGCCAAATTTATTCAGGTTTAA
- a CDS encoding YiiX/YebB-like N1pC/P60 family cysteine hydrolase, with product MKQILKSKFLCTLLAALYIFTCILSCRSYRTSDLVNGDLLFVTAKSTGLSGAINNVTQKQENASFDHIGILEIANGSAYVLHAALKGGSQKQKLEDFLEDQSEDGQTVVVYRLKPQYQHAIPSAVEKANAMLGKPYNFDYILNENSYYCSDYIERAFRENHIFKLEPMTFIDPATGKTNAFWEDFYKKKGLKVPEGEPGCNPNGLAASEKLERIKILK from the coding sequence ATGAAGCAAATTTTAAAAAGTAAATTTCTCTGTACGCTTTTAGCGGCACTATATATTTTCACGTGTATTCTAAGCTGCCGGAGTTACAGGACTTCTGATTTGGTAAATGGGGATTTGCTTTTTGTAACGGCGAAAAGTACCGGGCTTTCCGGAGCAATTAATAATGTTACCCAGAAACAGGAAAATGCCTCTTTCGATCACATCGGAATTCTGGAGATAGCAAATGGAAGTGCCTATGTTTTGCATGCAGCTCTGAAAGGCGGTTCCCAAAAGCAAAAGCTGGAAGATTTTCTGGAAGATCAGTCCGAAGACGGACAAACGGTTGTTGTTTATCGCTTAAAACCTCAGTATCAGCATGCAATACCTTCAGCTGTTGAAAAAGCAAATGCCATGTTGGGGAAACCGTATAATTTTGATTATATTCTGAATGAAAATTCTTACTACTGCTCAGACTATATTGAAAGAGCATTCAGGGAAAATCATATTTTCAAGCTTGAACCAATGACTTTTATTGATCCTGCAACAGGAAAGACCAATGCTTTCTGGGAAGATTTTTACAAGAAAAAAGGTCTTAAAGTTCCGGAAGGTGAACCTGGCTGTAATCCTAACGGACTGGCTGCTTCAGAAAAGCTGGAAAGGATCAAAATTCTTAAATAA
- a CDS encoding heme-binding domain-containing protein, with protein sequence MKKVLTVILVAFIIIQFFPIDKTNPAPTPGMDFLKIKNTQPEIAKLIKVSCYDCHSNETTYPWYSNIAPASWIMKNHIDEGRKELNFSTFAMYEQKDQAHKLQECIEMVESKEMPLDSYFIGHQNAKLSDEQRKILIDYFKKEKMETERKMFY encoded by the coding sequence ATGAAAAAAGTTTTAACTGTTATCCTGGTAGCATTTATTATTATCCAGTTCTTTCCTATCGACAAGACCAATCCTGCACCTACTCCCGGAATGGATTTTTTAAAAATAAAAAATACACAGCCCGAAATTGCCAAACTGATTAAAGTTTCGTGCTATGACTGTCATTCTAATGAAACCACGTATCCTTGGTATTCCAATATAGCGCCGGCTTCCTGGATTATGAAAAATCATATTGATGAAGGACGGAAAGAACTTAATTTTTCTACGTTTGCGATGTATGAGCAAAAAGATCAGGCACATAAATTGCAGGAATGCATAGAAATGGTTGAAAGCAAAGAGATGCCACTTGACTCCTATTTTATAGGACATCAAAATGCAAAGTTAAGTGATGAACAGAGAAAGATTCTGATAGATTATTTTAAAAAAGAGAAAATGGAAACGGAAAGGAAAATGTTTTATTAA
- a CDS encoding DUF4290 domain-containing protein, with translation MEYNTQKNKLQLPEYGRIIQLLVERCKELPSKEERSEMAMGIIDFMGQRNPQLRDEENYKHKLWDHLFILADYDLDVDSPYPFPTREQLAERPKRMEYPKLQGDFKFYGKSILQLIEKAIELEQGDEKEALIEVIANNMKKSYNVYNKEHVTDDVIFRHLKELSENRLDLTGIDTLEKSKIYYTSNNNNRNNNNRNQTNNRNQSNNKRRHNNNNNNHNKNRK, from the coding sequence ATGGAATACAACACCCAAAAAAACAAGCTTCAACTGCCGGAATATGGCAGAATCATACAACTGTTGGTTGAACGTTGCAAAGAGCTTCCTTCAAAAGAAGAGAGAAGCGAGATGGCAATGGGCATCATTGATTTTATGGGTCAGAGAAACCCACAGCTTCGCGACGAAGAAAATTACAAGCATAAACTTTGGGATCATCTTTTCATTCTTGCCGATTACGACCTTGACGTAGATTCGCCATACCCTTTCCCTACAAGGGAACAGCTGGCAGAGCGGCCTAAAAGAATGGAATACCCTAAACTTCAGGGTGATTTCAAATTCTACGGGAAAAGTATTCTTCAATTAATAGAAAAAGCAATCGAACTGGAACAGGGAGACGAAAAAGAAGCCCTGATTGAGGTGATTGCCAATAATATGAAGAAGTCTTATAACGTATATAACAAAGAACACGTTACCGATGATGTTATTTTCCGCCATCTGAAAGAACTTTCTGAAAACAGACTGGATCTTACGGGAATAGATACACTAGAAAAAAGTAAAATCTATTATACAAGCAATAACAACAACCGTAATAATAACAACCGAAACCAGACTAACAACCGAAACCAATCTAACAACAAAAGAAGACACAACAATAACAACAACAATCATAATAAAAACAGAAAGTAA
- the murA gene encoding UDP-N-acetylglucosamine 1-carboxyvinyltransferase, translated as MSGTFQIRGGKRLQGEITPQGAKNEALQILCAVLLTDEEVRIKNIPDIHDVNRLIEILGDFGVKVTKNGHGDYTFKADKVNFDYIKSDEFKKDGAKLRGSIMLMGPMLARYGEAYMPTPGGDKIGRRRLDTHFQGLVELGAEFHYDEEEFFYSLTAKELNGKFILLEEASVTGTANIVMAAALAKGKTRIYNAACEPYLQQLCKMLNRMGANISGIGSNLLTIEGVSHLHGTEHTMLPDMVEIGSWIGLAAMTKSEITIKNVNWNQLGVIPNTFRKLGIQLEQSNDDIFIPTQENYKIQKFIDGSILTVSDAPWPGFTPDLLSIILVVATQAKGSLLVHQKMFESRLFFVDKLIDMGAQIILCDPHRATVIGLNQETPLRGTTMVSPDIRAGNALLIAALSAEGKSIIHNIEQIDRGYENIDGRLKAIGADIERI; from the coding sequence ATGAGTGGAACATTTCAGATAAGAGGAGGAAAAAGACTGCAAGGTGAAATTACTCCACAAGGAGCAAAAAATGAAGCTCTACAAATTCTTTGTGCCGTCTTATTAACTGATGAGGAGGTAAGAATTAAAAATATTCCCGATATCCACGACGTTAATCGATTAATTGAAATTCTGGGCGATTTCGGAGTGAAAGTTACCAAGAACGGACACGGCGATTATACTTTCAAAGCAGACAAAGTTAATTTTGATTACATCAAATCCGATGAATTTAAAAAAGACGGGGCAAAGCTAAGAGGTTCCATCATGCTTATGGGTCCTATGCTGGCAAGATATGGCGAGGCATATATGCCGACCCCGGGAGGTGACAAGATTGGAAGAAGAAGATTAGATACCCATTTCCAGGGATTAGTAGAACTTGGCGCTGAATTTCATTATGACGAAGAAGAATTCTTTTATTCTTTAACAGCAAAAGAGCTTAACGGTAAATTTATTTTATTGGAGGAAGCTTCCGTAACAGGGACTGCCAATATTGTGATGGCTGCAGCATTAGCGAAAGGAAAAACAAGAATCTATAACGCAGCCTGCGAACCATATCTTCAGCAATTATGTAAAATGCTGAACAGAATGGGAGCAAATATTTCAGGAATTGGTTCAAATTTATTAACAATCGAAGGCGTTTCCCATCTTCACGGAACAGAACATACGATGCTTCCGGATATGGTGGAAATCGGATCCTGGATCGGTCTTGCAGCCATGACCAAATCTGAAATTACCATTAAAAATGTCAACTGGAACCAGCTTGGCGTTATCCCGAATACATTCAGAAAGCTGGGTATTCAGCTGGAGCAGAGCAACGATGATATTTTTATCCCGACTCAGGAAAATTATAAAATCCAGAAATTTATTGATGGCTCTATCCTTACTGTTTCTGATGCTCCATGGCCGGGATTCACACCAGACCTTCTATCTATCATTCTTGTGGTAGCAACACAGGCGAAAGGGAGTCTTTTGGTTCACCAGAAAATGTTCGAATCAAGATTATTTTTCGTGGATAAACTGATTGACATGGGCGCTCAGATCATCCTCTGCGATCCGCACCGTGCAACGGTAATCGGGCTGAATCAGGAAACTCCGCTAAGAGGAACAACCATGGTTTCTCCTGATATCAGGGCTGGAAATGCTCTTCTGATTGCGGCGCTTTCTGCAGAAGGAAAATCAATCATCCACAATATTGAGCAAATTGACAGAGGATATGAAAATATTGATGGCAGATTAAAGGCCATCGGAGCAGATATCGAAAGAATTTAA